Within the Sphingobium baderi genome, the region ATCGCGGGCGCGGGAGGGGCGGCGCATCTTCCCGGCATGGCCGCATCCATGACCCGCCTGCCGGTGCTGGGCGTTCCTGTGGAATCCAAGTCGCTCAAGGGCATGGATTCGTTGCTCTCCATTGTGCAGATGCCGGGCGGCGTTCCGGTCGGCACGCTCGCGATCGGCAAGCCCGGCGCGATCAATGCCGCGCTGCTTGCCGCTTCCATCCTCGCTACGACGGACGCCGCTCTGGCCGAACGGCTCGACGCATGGCGCGCCAGACAGACCAACGACGTTGCGGAGACGCCGGAATAAGATGACGACCATCGCGCCCGGTTCCACTATCGGCATCCTCGGCGGCGGGCAGCTCGGCCGGATGATCGCCATCGCCGCCGCGCAGCTTGGCTATCGCACGCACATCTACGCGCCGGAGGACAGCGGCCCCGCCGCTGATGTGTCATCGCGATGGACGCAGGGCGCTTATGAGGATGTCGCCGCGCTCGCCGCCTTCGCGGATGCGGTCGATGTCGTCACTTATGAGTTTGAGAATATCGACCCTGTGGCGGTGGATGTGCTTGTTACCCATGGTCTTGTTCGCCCCAGTGCACAGGCGCTGCGCGTCGCGCAGGACCGCCTCGCCGAAAAGCGGTTCGTTAGCGATCTGGGGGGGCTGACCGCGCCCTTCGCCTCGGTGGAAAGCCTGCAAGACCTTGAGGCGGCGATTGAACGGATCGGCGGCCGCGCCATCCTCAAGACCAATCGCATGGGTTATGACGGCAAGGGACAGGCGCGGCTCAGCGGGCCGGG harbors:
- the purE gene encoding 5-(carboxyamino)imidazole ribonucleotide mutase, producing the protein MSGGNAAADVGIIMGSRSDWDTMRHAAETLEALGVAHECKVVSAHRTPQRLYDYATGAVGRGLKVIIAGAGGAAHLPGMAASMTRLPVLGVPVESKSLKGMDSLLSIVQMPGGVPVGTLAIGKPGAINAALLAASILATTDAALAERLDAWRARQTNDVAETPE